From Argopecten irradians isolate NY chromosome 2, Ai_NY, whole genome shotgun sequence, the proteins below share one genomic window:
- the LOC138316125 gene encoding delta-latroinsectotoxin-Lt1a-like isoform X1, which produces MSQHITTSLLPLGYELENHVGQMSGIDYRKPRSLTGRSERSRIKDVYSCSSSRRLFRPSKGQTVKRRSDCGTKENGVMPDISLTPTNKELLKMMKKRDSLAPVAKEFVDFIRAGDHKNVKRMIKERVVDVNLRDTEDPVLPTPLLIAAEMNDEEMVRLLMKAKPYPASVNDETTKGKRAIWLAAKNGNVKMVEYLLNGKTPCEVNIVDKESGCSPLFRAVLTESKEICQMLIKVGGDVNLRRLSLENSNETPLIKAIQMDNRDICQILINSLCKLQTKTDAGLNALHFAVAYCRYDIAELLMENGAKIHAKSNAGVTAMSVAIENHNAAMVRILLTNGYKVDKKYKWKETPLQQAIKLHATESALTLIRHGCTVKKDKGSSYMFMAVEEKLVRIIKFLIALNPLSLNEEWLQKQMWPVSIYRRPDIFNWLQREASTPRTLKQLCRARIFKLLGTHAPSKAKELPLPEPLQDYLQYNEFVKEEYYQRKPLNSKECPFDCPPKCSYRHCPPIEVSASESEAESDSDVEIDSSQRSVQS; this is translated from the exons ccttctaCCTCTGGGTTATGAGTTGGAAAACCATGTGGGGCAGATGTCGGGTATTGACTacag GAAACCAAGAAGTTTGACTGGCCGTAGTGAAAGGAGCAGGATAAAAGATGTGTATTCCTGCTCCTCGTCACGACGACTGTTTAGGCCCAGTAAAGGTCAAACAGTAAAGAGGAGGTCTGACTGCGGGACCAAGGAGAATGGAGTCATGCCGGATATTTCTCTGACACCTACAAACAAAGAACTACTAAAGATGATGAAGAAACGTGATTCCTTGGCTCCAGTTGCAAAGGAGTTTGTGGACTTTATACGTGCTGGGGACCACAAAAATGTGAAGCGTATGATAAAGGAAAGAGTGGTGGATGTAAACTTGAGAGACACAGAAGATCCGGTGCTGCCAACACCTCTGTTAATTGCTGCTGAAATGAATGATGAAGAGATGGTACGATTGCTTATGAAGGCCAAACCTTATCCAGCCAGCGTCAATGATGAAACAACCAAGGGCAAGCGCGCAATATG GCTAGCAGCAAAGAATGGGAATGTGAAAATGGTTGAATATCTTCTTAATGGTAAAACGCCATGTGAGGTGAATATAGTGGACAAAGAATCAG GTTGTTCTCCATTGTTCCGAGCTGTTCTCACAGAATCCAAGGAAATTTGTCAGATGTTGATTAAGGTGGGCGGTGATGTTAACCTCCGTCGTCTGTCGTTGGAGAACAGCAATGAAACACCTCTCATCAA AGCTATTCAGATGGACAATAGAGATATCTGTCAGATCCTCATTAATTCACTGTGTAAACTACAGACAAAGACTGATGCAGGTCTCAACGCTCTACACTTCGCTGTAGCGTACTGTCGTTATGACATCGCAGAGTTACTCATGGAAAATGGAGCCAAAATCCACGCTAAAAGTAATGCAGGGGTGACAGCCATGTCAGTGGCCATAGAAAACCATAATGCTGCCATGGTGAGAATTTTACTTACAAATGGTTATAAAGTGGACAAGAAATATAAATGGAAGGAAACTCCTCTACAACAAGCTATCAAATTACATGCCACAGAGAGTGCTCTAACGTTAATAAGACATGGATGTACAGTAAAAAAGGACAAAGGGTCATCATATATGTTTATGGCTGTAGAGGAAAAACTTGTAAGGATTATCAAATTTTTAATAGCTCTCAATCCATTGTCTTTGAATGAAGAATGGTTACAAAAACAGATGTGGCCGGTGTCTATCTATCGACGACCAGATATATTTAATTGGCTACAGAGAGAGGCTTCAACTCCACGAACTCTTAAACAATTGTGTCGTGCAAGGATATTCAAATTACTTGGCACGCATGCTCCATCCAAGGCCAAGGAACTTCCTTTGCCAGAACCTCTTCAGGACTATTTACAGTACAATGAGTTTGTAAAAGAAGAATATTACCAAAGAAAGCCCCTTAATTCTAAAGAATGTCCCTTTGACTGTCCTCCTAAGTGTTCCTACAGACATTGTCCCCCTATAGAAGTCTCAGCATCCGAATCAGAGGCAGAGTCCGACTCAGATGTAGAAATTGATTCCTCTCAGCGAAGTGTTCAATCATAA
- the LOC138316125 gene encoding delta-latroinsectotoxin-Lt1a-like isoform X2, with the protein MGDSRKPRSLTGRSERSRIKDVYSCSSSRRLFRPSKGQTVKRRSDCGTKENGVMPDISLTPTNKELLKMMKKRDSLAPVAKEFVDFIRAGDHKNVKRMIKERVVDVNLRDTEDPVLPTPLLIAAEMNDEEMVRLLMKAKPYPASVNDETTKGKRAIWLAAKNGNVKMVEYLLNGKTPCEVNIVDKESGCSPLFRAVLTESKEICQMLIKVGGDVNLRRLSLENSNETPLIKAIQMDNRDICQILINSLCKLQTKTDAGLNALHFAVAYCRYDIAELLMENGAKIHAKSNAGVTAMSVAIENHNAAMVRILLTNGYKVDKKYKWKETPLQQAIKLHATESALTLIRHGCTVKKDKGSSYMFMAVEEKLVRIIKFLIALNPLSLNEEWLQKQMWPVSIYRRPDIFNWLQREASTPRTLKQLCRARIFKLLGTHAPSKAKELPLPEPLQDYLQYNEFVKEEYYQRKPLNSKECPFDCPPKCSYRHCPPIEVSASESEAESDSDVEIDSSQRSVQS; encoded by the exons GAAACCAAGAAGTTTGACTGGCCGTAGTGAAAGGAGCAGGATAAAAGATGTGTATTCCTGCTCCTCGTCACGACGACTGTTTAGGCCCAGTAAAGGTCAAACAGTAAAGAGGAGGTCTGACTGCGGGACCAAGGAGAATGGAGTCATGCCGGATATTTCTCTGACACCTACAAACAAAGAACTACTAAAGATGATGAAGAAACGTGATTCCTTGGCTCCAGTTGCAAAGGAGTTTGTGGACTTTATACGTGCTGGGGACCACAAAAATGTGAAGCGTATGATAAAGGAAAGAGTGGTGGATGTAAACTTGAGAGACACAGAAGATCCGGTGCTGCCAACACCTCTGTTAATTGCTGCTGAAATGAATGATGAAGAGATGGTACGATTGCTTATGAAGGCCAAACCTTATCCAGCCAGCGTCAATGATGAAACAACCAAGGGCAAGCGCGCAATATG GCTAGCAGCAAAGAATGGGAATGTGAAAATGGTTGAATATCTTCTTAATGGTAAAACGCCATGTGAGGTGAATATAGTGGACAAAGAATCAG GTTGTTCTCCATTGTTCCGAGCTGTTCTCACAGAATCCAAGGAAATTTGTCAGATGTTGATTAAGGTGGGCGGTGATGTTAACCTCCGTCGTCTGTCGTTGGAGAACAGCAATGAAACACCTCTCATCAA AGCTATTCAGATGGACAATAGAGATATCTGTCAGATCCTCATTAATTCACTGTGTAAACTACAGACAAAGACTGATGCAGGTCTCAACGCTCTACACTTCGCTGTAGCGTACTGTCGTTATGACATCGCAGAGTTACTCATGGAAAATGGAGCCAAAATCCACGCTAAAAGTAATGCAGGGGTGACAGCCATGTCAGTGGCCATAGAAAACCATAATGCTGCCATGGTGAGAATTTTACTTACAAATGGTTATAAAGTGGACAAGAAATATAAATGGAAGGAAACTCCTCTACAACAAGCTATCAAATTACATGCCACAGAGAGTGCTCTAACGTTAATAAGACATGGATGTACAGTAAAAAAGGACAAAGGGTCATCATATATGTTTATGGCTGTAGAGGAAAAACTTGTAAGGATTATCAAATTTTTAATAGCTCTCAATCCATTGTCTTTGAATGAAGAATGGTTACAAAAACAGATGTGGCCGGTGTCTATCTATCGACGACCAGATATATTTAATTGGCTACAGAGAGAGGCTTCAACTCCACGAACTCTTAAACAATTGTGTCGTGCAAGGATATTCAAATTACTTGGCACGCATGCTCCATCCAAGGCCAAGGAACTTCCTTTGCCAGAACCTCTTCAGGACTATTTACAGTACAATGAGTTTGTAAAAGAAGAATATTACCAAAGAAAGCCCCTTAATTCTAAAGAATGTCCCTTTGACTGTCCTCCTAAGTGTTCCTACAGACATTGTCCCCCTATAGAAGTCTCAGCATCCGAATCAGAGGCAGAGTCCGACTCAGATGTAGAAATTGATTCCTCTCAGCGAAGTGTTCAATCATAA
- the LOC138316125 gene encoding putative ankyrin repeat protein RF_0381 isoform X3 — protein MPDISLTPTNKELLKMMKKRDSLAPVAKEFVDFIRAGDHKNVKRMIKERVVDVNLRDTEDPVLPTPLLIAAEMNDEEMVRLLMKAKPYPASVNDETTKGKRAIWLAAKNGNVKMVEYLLNGKTPCEVNIVDKESGCSPLFRAVLTESKEICQMLIKVGGDVNLRRLSLENSNETPLIKAIQMDNRDICQILINSLCKLQTKTDAGLNALHFAVAYCRYDIAELLMENGAKIHAKSNAGVTAMSVAIENHNAAMVRILLTNGYKVDKKYKWKETPLQQAIKLHATESALTLIRHGCTVKKDKGSSYMFMAVEEKLVRIIKFLIALNPLSLNEEWLQKQMWPVSIYRRPDIFNWLQREASTPRTLKQLCRARIFKLLGTHAPSKAKELPLPEPLQDYLQYNEFVKEEYYQRKPLNSKECPFDCPPKCSYRHCPPIEVSASESEAESDSDVEIDSSQRSVQS, from the exons ATGCCGGATATTTCTCTGACACCTACAAACAAAGAACTACTAAAGATGATGAAGAAACGTGATTCCTTGGCTCCAGTTGCAAAGGAGTTTGTGGACTTTATACGTGCTGGGGACCACAAAAATGTGAAGCGTATGATAAAGGAAAGAGTGGTGGATGTAAACTTGAGAGACACAGAAGATCCGGTGCTGCCAACACCTCTGTTAATTGCTGCTGAAATGAATGATGAAGAGATGGTACGATTGCTTATGAAGGCCAAACCTTATCCAGCCAGCGTCAATGATGAAACAACCAAGGGCAAGCGCGCAATATG GCTAGCAGCAAAGAATGGGAATGTGAAAATGGTTGAATATCTTCTTAATGGTAAAACGCCATGTGAGGTGAATATAGTGGACAAAGAATCAG GTTGTTCTCCATTGTTCCGAGCTGTTCTCACAGAATCCAAGGAAATTTGTCAGATGTTGATTAAGGTGGGCGGTGATGTTAACCTCCGTCGTCTGTCGTTGGAGAACAGCAATGAAACACCTCTCATCAA AGCTATTCAGATGGACAATAGAGATATCTGTCAGATCCTCATTAATTCACTGTGTAAACTACAGACAAAGACTGATGCAGGTCTCAACGCTCTACACTTCGCTGTAGCGTACTGTCGTTATGACATCGCAGAGTTACTCATGGAAAATGGAGCCAAAATCCACGCTAAAAGTAATGCAGGGGTGACAGCCATGTCAGTGGCCATAGAAAACCATAATGCTGCCATGGTGAGAATTTTACTTACAAATGGTTATAAAGTGGACAAGAAATATAAATGGAAGGAAACTCCTCTACAACAAGCTATCAAATTACATGCCACAGAGAGTGCTCTAACGTTAATAAGACATGGATGTACAGTAAAAAAGGACAAAGGGTCATCATATATGTTTATGGCTGTAGAGGAAAAACTTGTAAGGATTATCAAATTTTTAATAGCTCTCAATCCATTGTCTTTGAATGAAGAATGGTTACAAAAACAGATGTGGCCGGTGTCTATCTATCGACGACCAGATATATTTAATTGGCTACAGAGAGAGGCTTCAACTCCACGAACTCTTAAACAATTGTGTCGTGCAAGGATATTCAAATTACTTGGCACGCATGCTCCATCCAAGGCCAAGGAACTTCCTTTGCCAGAACCTCTTCAGGACTATTTACAGTACAATGAGTTTGTAAAAGAAGAATATTACCAAAGAAAGCCCCTTAATTCTAAAGAATGTCCCTTTGACTGTCCTCCTAAGTGTTCCTACAGACATTGTCCCCCTATAGAAGTCTCAGCATCCGAATCAGAGGCAGAGTCCGACTCAGATGTAGAAATTGATTCCTCTCAGCGAAGTGTTCAATCATAA